DNA sequence from the Carassius carassius chromosome 6, fCarCar2.1, whole genome shotgun sequence genome:
aatatattaaaataggataatatattatgtattttatatttttgttccaACCATATATTTACGatcataaaacaatttaattaatgattattaagattaatattttaatttgttaatgaatattcttttttaatatttctgaagaaatatatatatatatatattagtaaaatataatcttaatatgaatgtttttaaattatttcaagattgtatatttaaaaaatatattttataatttatatattaaaatatcacactacacacacatatatatattttttataaataggatttttaataaatagaatataaataatctGGATCATTTTTAGGGATTCTGTTAGTTATTAATATGTCAAATTGAAAATGTATACCTTCTTTTTTAGGATTCTGAAGAAGAAAGCCACCAGGATaatctatttaaatattgtatattaaatattatgttttataatatattatctattatattaatttctattaaatatttttttcagtggtaATTGTTAGGAATTTGGTagatgtttttaaatttaaacaagattaagattttatttatttatttgattattactaCATACTTGTACTGTTATACAAGTCTGGTGTGTCTGGTTTACTCCCATCACTATCTCTCCATGTTTTCTTCCAGATCCAGGGAGAGAAAGCGGTGACGGGCGCAGCTGAAGGCATCCGGTACAGAGGGGTGTTTGGGACCATCAGCACCATGGTGAGAACCGAGGGCCCGCGCTCGCTCTACAACGGCCTGGTCGCCGGTCTTCAGAGACAGATGGCCTTCGCTTCCATACGAATCGGCCTCTACGACAACGTCAAGAGCTTCTACACACGCGGCAAAGACAGTACGTTCAAAAAGACCGCTTTTCACTAGATAGAGAAGAAAACCTCAAGTCAGATCTCAGCTGTTCCTCCCAGACCAGAACGAGAATACTGGGATGAAGTATCTGAGACACAGCTGATTCTTGAGAGGAAGCAGACGGGGCTCTTGTTTAATGGTTTGGTCATGTTTGGCTTGCAGACCCCAACGTGGGCATCAGGATCCTGGCAGGCTGCACCACCGGAGCGCTGGCCGTGTCTGTGGCTCAGCCCACAGATGTGGTGAAGGTGCGCTTCCAGGCCCAGATGAACCTGCAGGGGGTGGGCAGACGCTACAGCGGCACCATGCAGGCCTACAGACAGATCTTCCAGCACGAGGGGCTCCGGGGCCTGTGGAaaggtgtgtgttttgtgttcgcTTTTACTTTACATTCTTTCAAATAAAGCTTACAAAATGTGGTTTTtgcagcgatgccatagaaaaaCCATTCTGGGCTCCCAAAACAACCTTTACACACATTTGTTGAATGGAAAGATTTCATGAGTGAACAAGCTCTTATTTCTATTTGGattaaactattttttgtatatttgtctgtattaattatttgtaaaagtcATTCTAAACTTGttgtaatacataaaaaaataaataaataaaataatatatatatatatgtatatttaactgttacatttatttcaacatatacaaaaatagcaaaatataatatatgaaataaatgttaatatatatatatatatatatatatatatatatatattacatattacacattacaatatatatttacaaaaattatGTATTACACATAagaataatataatgtaaaatgtaattattaatattaactttggacttttttaattattcatagagatgtatatatctatattaaaGATTTTATATGTGTGAATATGtttatattgcaaaataaatgtaaaaatgtgtgcactttaatattatgcattatatGTGATCTATTTTAAGgtttaaagtaaattaaactaaatatgttcttaatttgaaaatgcatttctTTAAGACTTAGTGTATGTTCAAAACATATTTTGGTCAATATATACAATACTACTActacctataataataataataataataataaaatgatttatatttatttgattgattgcCATGCGAATATACGGTTTAATTGTATCAGAAGCATGTGTTTTTGTCTTCGCTTAAGCTGCGCAGCACTGATGACTGATGAATATCTTCTTTAATCTGATTTGTTTCCACACAGGAACTCTGCCCAACATCACGAGGAACGCGCTGGTCAACTGCACTGAACTGGTGTCCTACGATCTCATCAAGGAAGCCATTCTCAAACATAAACTCATGCCAGGTATGAAACCTCACAGCAGGGCTCAGAACCAGACACCTAAACCGCTCCGTTAGAGATCTCTATAAACAGGACCAGCCATTCCTGACTATTCATGTCACATATTTGTCTCGTTTCTATTTTAGTAATTCTATAAGGTAGAAACCAGTAGCCTAAATTCATAAAACATGATTTCAGCAGACAGTGTTTGTCATAATCAAAACGTATGGCAGTGTGTGGCGCAGCAGCCTCTAAATCAGGCCAGGAGTCCATGAGGAGACGCAGCTGAAGCGTCTGTGATTGGGCTAGAGCTCACACACCCTCCCTTCAGCGTCCCGCAGTGCTAATAAACAGAGTCAGACGTGCTAGAATGAACCGGCACAAACCACTTTCACCAGATAAGATAGCACTGGTGATCAGGTCAGGTCTCACTGTCTGATTCACACCATCAGCACTTCTGGAGGGAAGAGCCTGAAACATTAGGGCAAAGGTGTGATGaggtttccacacacacacacacacacacacacacacagaacaaagtGTGTGTGACACCATCAAACCAGAGTTGACACTGTTAACTGACACCAACAAAACTCAGTGTTGTTGctgtaataaagaaaatgaaatgagaaatgttacctttggcaaataactgaaataaggtgaagttttaaaaatgactaaaactgagtcaaaaataaaatagagagaaaaaaatgttatatcaaaagctcataaaattactaaaacctaaactaaaatgaaaatagaatgAGTAAAACAATCACATTTGTAATAAATACTATTAGTAAATTAATAATAGGGAAAAAATAGATTTCATACAGACCATAATAATCAATAAACAATTAATTTCAGATGGAAGAACAATAAGGCaactatttaattatatttaactgaataaaatatagaagagaaatgaatactttaagacttttaagaaattaaacaaaatgaCAGTATATTTGAAGTATTacaattatatgtatttatagacacaatatataaaaaaacgaaTAACATGACAAAAGCGCGTAAATgactaaaattacaatttaaaatacaaaatattaatgaatactatAAAAATACTAGTTAATAAGtaatagtataaatatatatatatataatagtttttacatttgtaaataaaacgaTTCCATTTTAGACGGAAGAACAATAAGGTGACGATTTATAGAATCTTCATGACAGAAGACCTAATGCCAAAATATGaaattttgttctttttattaaatatttagtgatcgacagacagacagatctatgcattacaaagcaaacaaaaacacacaaaggcATACAAATCATCAATACAAACTATAACGCTATGATAGTATAAAATAAATGCTGGTCTACATCAGACACATTGAATGATTTGAGAAACTCAAACTCTAGGTTTGATTTCAGGAATATTTCTAATCTTGTTGTTTTGTGCTCCCAGACACTCTTCCGTGTCATTTCGTGTCTGCGTTCGGAGCGGGGTTCATCACGACGGTGATCGCGTCTCCTGTGGATGTGGTGAAGACGCGCTACATGAACTCTCCTCCTGAGCAGTACAGGAGCTCCCTAAACTGTGCCTGGACCATGATGACCAAAGAGGGGCCCACCGCCTTCTACAAAGGGTGAGCGGCAGAAATCATGAATCATCTTCTCACAACACATCACACCTGTAATGGTCTCTGACCAGCAGCCGAAACGTTTCTGTGTTTCTCCTTCAGTTTCGTTCCATCTTTCCTGAGGCTGGGCTCCTGGAACGTGGTGATGTTCGTGTCGTTCGAGCAGCTCAAGAGGGCCATGATGATGTCCAGGACCAGGATCGAGGCCACTGCCTAGAGCTTCACCTCAGACCCCTGAAAACCTTTCAAACGCACATGAGCGGCTGTTTCAGATTCCTCTGACAGGACGATGACGAGAACAGTGTGACTTCCAGTTTCACACAGGCAACATCACGACAGAAACACATGACCGTCATCCTTTCTCTTTCAGGGTAAACCGCTAGAAAAGCCACACAATGATCACACAATGCACAAAGCTTCTGAAACTCCGCCCCTTGATAAACCAATGTACATaatgtttatgtaatatttatatgtcCTCATTTTTTAAGCAATTAGAGCTTTGTTTAAAGCTTAATGTTTATTCAACCCTAAATATCCAACAACTAACCCTGGAATGACCTAAAAAGTGTGGTCTTATTACTGGAAACAACTGGAAAAGAC
Encoded proteins:
- the LOC132142779 gene encoding mitochondrial uncoupling protein 2-like, with the translated sequence MVGLKPSDVPPPLGVKVLSAGTAACIADLVTFPLDTAKVRLQIQGEKAVTGAAEGIRYRGVFGTISTMVRTEGPRSLYNGLVAGLQRQMAFASIRIGLYDNVKSFYTRGKDNPNVGIRILAGCTTGALAVSVAQPTDVVKVRFQAQMNLQGVGRRYSGTMQAYRQIFQHEGLRGLWKGTLPNITRNALVNCTELVSYDLIKEAILKHKLMPDTLPCHFVSAFGAGFITTVIASPVDVVKTRYMNSPPEQYRSSLNCAWTMMTKEGPTAFYKGFVPSFLRLGSWNVVMFVSFEQLKRAMMMSRTRIEATA